GCAGTCCGGCGTCACGCTCATCATCACCACGCACTACATGGACGAGGCCGAGCAGCTGTGCGACCGGCTCGTGGTGATGGACGGAGGCCGGATCGCCGCCGAGGGGGCGCCCGGCGAGCTGATCCGCCGCCACTCGACCCGCGAGGTCCTCGAACTGCGCTTCCCGCCCGGCGAGCAGGACCCCGGACCGGTGCGCGACCTGGGGGAGCGGGTCGAGGTGCTGCCGGACCGGGTCCTGGTCTACGCCGACGACGGCGAGGCGGCCCTGTCCGCGGCCCACGCGCGGGGCGTGCGGCCGGTGTCGAGCCTCGTGCGCCGCTCCGGGCTGGAGGACGTGTTCCTGCGCCTCACCGGCCGGACGCTGGTCGACTGATGGCCGGGCACGTGACCGGCCCGCTGCGGGCCGCGTTCCTCACCGTGGAGGGCCACTGGGTGTGGTACCGCCGCAACTGGCGCGCCACGGTGATCTCCAACTTCCTCCAACCGGTGCTGATGCTGCTGGCCATGGGCCTCGGCTTCGGCTCGCAGGTGCAGGCCGGCCCGGCGACCGGCGGTCACCCGTACGTGGTGTTCCTGGCGCCGGCGCTGCTGGTGCTCACCGCCGTGCAGAACGCGATGTTCGAGTCGACGTGGGCGGTGTTCTCGGCGTTCAAGTGGCAGCAGACCTACGTCGGGATCGTCGCCACCCCCATCACGCCCGCGCAGGTCCTGCACGGCCGGCTGCTGTGGAACGCGCTGCGGCTGACCACGAGCACGCTGGTGTTCCTGGCCGTCGCCACCGCCCTGGGCGCCGTCACCACCCCCGCCGCGCTGTGGGCGGTGCCGTTCGCGGTGCTCGCCGGCATGGCGTTCAGCGCGCCCGTGATCGCCTTCACCGCCACCAGGCAGAAGCCGGACGCGTTCAACTCGCTCTACCGGTTCCTGCTGATGC
This region of Saccharothrix longispora genomic DNA includes:
- a CDS encoding ABC transporter permease yields the protein MAGHVTGPLRAAFLTVEGHWVWYRRNWRATVISNFLQPVLMLLAMGLGFGSQVQAGPATGGHPYVVFLAPALLVLTAVQNAMFESTWAVFSAFKWQQTYVGIVATPITPAQVLHGRLLWNALRLTTSTLVFLAVATALGAVTTPAALWAVPFAVLAGMAFSAPVIAFTATRQKPDAFNSLYRFLLMPMTLFTGAFFPLDQLPAWLHPLAWLTPVWHGIELARGAAFGTLSVLPALGHVAYLAAMVAAGVVLGRRHFHRRLTR